The Schistocerca nitens isolate TAMUIC-IGC-003100 chromosome 12, iqSchNite1.1, whole genome shotgun sequence genome has a window encoding:
- the LOC126214905 gene encoding uncharacterized protein LOC126214905: MSYLLSKGGLVGTIYGCSVNGWSNESLFFKWIQDFLNNVKSTIDYPVLLILDNHSSHISLEIFEFCKKHSIVMVTIPPHTSHKPQPLDVPFFSSLKSAFSHECDMYMKSQVYQKITPCELAELFNKAYIKVTTMDKGQSGFKAGGICSFNPNKFQHDDLQQCEILRDVVLEDEEVPMQQMEMKWLHLQTSHISTK; this comes from the coding sequence atgtcatatctcttaagtaaaggtggactAGTTGGAACAATATATGGTTGTTCcgtcaatggctggtccaatgagtcattatttttcaaatggatccaagattttctgaacaatgtaaaatcaactattgattaccctgtgctgctgattttagataatcacagcagccacatttcacttgaaatttttgaattttgtaaaaaacattctattgtcatggtaaccatacctccacacacttctcacaagcctcaaccactagatgttccattcttttcttcattgaaatcagccttcagtcatgaatgtgacatgtatatgaagtcacaggtgtatcaaaaaattacaccatgtgagttagcagaactttttaataaggcatatattaaggtcactaccatggacaaagggcagtcagggtttaaggcaggtgggatttgctctttcaatccaaacaaatttcagcatgacgacttacaacaatgtgagattttaagagatgttgtccttgaagatgaagaggttccgatgcaacaaatggaaatgaagtggttgcatcttcaaacgagccacatatccacaaaatga
- the LOC126214906 gene encoding uncharacterized protein LOC126214906: MSYLLSKGGLVGTIYGCSVNGWSNESLFFKWIQDFLNNVKSTIDYPVLLILDNHSSHISLEIFEFCKKHSIVMVTIPPHTSHKPQPLDVPFFSSLKSAFSHECDMYMKSQVYQKITPCELAELFNKAYIKVTTMDKGQSGFKAGGICSFNPNKFQHDDLQQCEILRDVVLEDEEVPMQQMEMKWLHLQTSHISTK; the protein is encoded by the coding sequence atgtcatatctcttaagtaaaggtggactAGTTGGAACAATATATGGTTGTTCcgtcaatggctggtccaatgagtcattatttttcaaatggatccaagattttctgaacaatgtaaaatcaactattgattaccctgtgctgctgattttagataatcacagcagccacatttcacttgaaatttttgaattttgtaaaaaacattctattgtcatggtaaccatacctccacacacttctcacaagcctcaaccactagatgttccattcttttcttctttgaaatcagccttcagtcatgaatgtgacatgtatatgaagtcacaggtgtatcaaaaaattacaccatgtgagttagcagaactttttaataaggcatatattaaggtcactaccatggacaaagggcagtcagggtttaaggcaggtgggatttgctctttcaatccaaacaaatttcagcatgacgacttacaacaatgtgagattttaagagatgttgtccttgaagatgaagaggttcctatgcaacaaatggaaatgaagtggttgcatcttcaaacgagccacatatccacaaaatga